In Calditrichota bacterium, one genomic interval encodes:
- a CDS encoding FtsX-like permease family protein, which yields MWMLLDDFFHDLKSNKTRVFLTTFAIIWGTIAIVLLMAFGRGFKTRMVTSMLNAGNMIIRVYGGQTSIKFQGLPEGRRIRFTREDADVLKQSIPQIQQVSPSYGRWGVRLKYDGKKASTYCEGVMPNFEYLRTMYPKAGGRFLDELDEKEKRRSIFLGSEIAQELFGNEDPIGKTITMDNVPFTVVGVMQKKLQLSMSNGPDDRRAIIPFSTFESIYGHRYLRMITVRAHDVSQNGFVRSEIARVLGKKLRFDPKDENAIQIWDFVQNVREMDKVFTGIEIFLGMVGALTLLVAGVGVANIMYVVVKERTREIGIKLAIGAKNRHIVSQFVFEALLIAVIGGTLGILISTGIVELIRMIPVQNQGLAYLGKPEISHAVLLTTTIILGSIGIIAGVFPARKAARMSPVESLRYE from the coding sequence ATCTGGATGCTTTTGGACGATTTTTTCCATGATTTAAAATCAAACAAAACACGTGTTTTTCTGACCACATTTGCCATCATCTGGGGGACAATAGCCATTGTTTTGCTGATGGCATTTGGCAGAGGTTTTAAGACACGAATGGTCACCAGCATGCTCAACGCCGGGAATATGATTATCCGAGTTTACGGCGGCCAAACGAGCATTAAATTTCAGGGACTTCCCGAAGGCAGGAGAATTCGTTTCACCCGCGAAGACGCAGACGTACTCAAACAAAGCATTCCTCAAATCCAGCAAGTCAGTCCGAGCTACGGCCGCTGGGGTGTGCGCTTGAAATATGACGGCAAAAAAGCTTCGACTTACTGCGAGGGTGTGATGCCCAATTTTGAATATTTGCGAACCATGTACCCCAAAGCCGGCGGCAGATTTCTCGATGAACTCGATGAAAAAGAAAAACGCCGCTCAATTTTTCTGGGCTCTGAAATTGCTCAGGAACTATTTGGGAATGAAGATCCAATAGGAAAAACAATCACCATGGACAACGTTCCGTTCACAGTTGTGGGTGTGATGCAGAAAAAATTGCAATTGAGCATGAGCAACGGTCCCGATGACCGACGTGCAATTATTCCTTTTTCTACCTTTGAATCGATTTATGGGCATCGCTATTTACGCATGATCACAGTTCGCGCTCACGATGTTTCTCAAAATGGATTCGTACGTTCGGAGATCGCACGTGTGCTCGGCAAAAAACTCCGCTTCGACCCGAAAGACGAGAACGCCATTCAAATATGGGATTTTGTGCAAAACGTGAGAGAAATGGACAAAGTCTTTACCGGCATCGAAATATTTCTTGGCATGGTCGGCGCTCTCACGCTGCTCGTCGCCGGCGTCGGCGTTGCCAACATCATGTACGTCGTCGTCAAAGAACGAACACGAGAAATCGGCATCAAACTTGCCATCGGCGCCAAAAATCGTCACATCGTCAGCCAATTCGTTTTCGAAGCGCTGCTGATCGCTGTCATTGGCGGGACATTGGGGATTTTGATTTCCACGGGAATCGTCGAATTGATCCGCATGATCCCTGTGCAAAATCAGGGATTGGCATATCTTGGCAAACCGGAAATTTCCCATGCGGTCCTTTTGACGACAACAATCATTTTAGGTTCCATCGGAATCATTGCCGGTGTTTTCCCGGCGCGAAAAGCCGCGAGGATGAGTCCTGTGGAGAGTTTGAGGTATGAATAG
- a CDS encoding GNAT family N-acetyltransferase has protein sequence MEIQQVANKKQLNEFISFPYSFYKNTPNWIPPLRLDQKNVFNPKKNRMLQHSDYAFFLLRQNNEIIGRIAVYVDKIAVDYWKEKVGFFGHYECVDNNEAANLLLNTAEDWLRQKGMEKMRGPWSLVSQDIGFILDGFDVPPIIMSSFNPAYYNDQVQNLGMSKIKDLLVYSCDTGKGYQIPERFLKFTDAIAKRYGVTVRPINMKKINEDAHTIVWLTNESLKDNWGYYPIEEEEAEQIAADLKMIVHPEVVLIAEVDGKPIGYIITLPDVNDILKGMNGRLFPLGIFKLLRGIKKLNRYRIWALGILKPYQKKGISVLMFRRLHEVLNPRKVYVEANWVLEDNFLMNNALRQLRFDLVKRYRIYQKNIV, from the coding sequence ATGGAAATTCAACAGGTAGCAAACAAGAAACAGCTTAATGAATTTATCTCTTTTCCTTATTCTTTTTACAAAAACACACCGAACTGGATTCCTCCGCTGCGGCTGGATCAAAAGAATGTTTTTAATCCCAAAAAGAATCGCATGTTGCAGCACAGCGATTACGCGTTTTTTCTGCTGAGGCAAAATAATGAAATTATTGGCAGGATTGCGGTTTATGTTGATAAAATTGCCGTGGACTATTGGAAGGAAAAAGTTGGTTTCTTTGGCCATTACGAATGTGTGGACAACAACGAGGCGGCAAATTTGTTGCTCAACACTGCGGAAGACTGGCTGCGTCAAAAAGGCATGGAAAAAATGCGCGGTCCCTGGAGTCTCGTGTCGCAAGACATCGGTTTCATTCTCGACGGATTCGACGTGCCGCCGATTATCATGTCCTCTTTCAATCCGGCGTATTACAACGATCAGGTGCAAAATTTGGGCATGAGCAAAATCAAAGACCTGCTGGTTTATTCCTGCGATACTGGCAAAGGCTATCAAATTCCCGAGCGATTTTTGAAATTCACTGATGCTATCGCGAAAAGGTACGGCGTGACGGTAAGACCTATCAACATGAAAAAGATCAACGAGGATGCGCACACCATCGTCTGGCTAACCAATGAATCGCTGAAAGATAACTGGGGCTACTATCCCATCGAGGAGGAAGAAGCCGAGCAGATCGCTGCTGATTTGAAAATGATCGTGCATCCGGAAGTTGTACTCATCGCTGAAGTGGACGGCAAGCCCATCGGCTACATCATCACGCTGCCCGACGTGAACGATATTTTGAAAGGCATGAACGGCAGACTTTTTCCGCTGGGCATTTTTAAATTGCTGCGCGGAATAAAAAAATTGAATCGCTATCGCATCTGGGCATTGGGAATTTTGAAACCTTATCAGAAAAAAGGAATTTCTGTGCTCATGTTTCGTCGGTTGCACGAAGTGTTGAACCCGCGGAAAGTTTACGTCGAAGCAAACTGGGTGCTGGAAGACAATTTTTTGATGAATAATGCACTGCGTCAACTCCGGTTTGATCTGGTGAAAAGGTATCGTATTTATCAGAAAAATATTGTTTAA
- a CDS encoding osmotically inducible protein OsmC codes for MDLIVTFPGGKRVDAHYKDFTIKTDQPLFGGGENSAPAPFDLFLASLATCAGIYVLSFCQQRDIPTDDITIAQRILPSKTGRGVGTIAMEIQLPPDFPEQYKEAVIRAADLCAVKKLMESPPKFDIYTRTIQK; via the coding sequence ATGGATTTAATTGTTACTTTCCCGGGCGGAAAAAGAGTGGACGCCCATTACAAAGATTTCACCATTAAAACAGACCAGCCGCTATTTGGCGGTGGCGAAAATTCAGCGCCGGCGCCTTTTGACCTGTTTCTGGCGTCGCTGGCAACGTGCGCCGGAATTTACGTGTTGAGTTTTTGCCAGCAGCGAGATATTCCCACGGACGACATCACAATTGCCCAAAGAATTTTGCCGTCGAAAACGGGCAGAGGCGTGGGCACGATTGCCATGGAAATTCAACTGCCGCCTGATTTTCCCGAACAATACAAAGAAGCAGTCATTCGCGCCGCGGATCTGTGCGCCGTAAAAAAATTGATGGAATCGCCGCCGAAATTTGACATTTACACCAGGACAATTCAGAAATGA
- a CDS encoding FtsX-like permease family protein, with protein sequence MNIFTLFGEFIRDLRAQKLRTFLTVFGIIWGTVAIIVLLAFGNGFQKQTMKTMNGIGEAIVLVFPGQTSKPYMGMGTERWIRLREEDAYLIEREIPYIKSASPEYSTWEAPLRVENRVRSPNVTGVVPVYSEMRNIIPQAGSRFIDEIDQKLRRRVVFLGNDLAAYLFQGKNPVGEYVFVGRTPFRVIGVMKEKEQDSSYNSRDKDRAFIPASTFKALFGHRYVNDIVFSTVHPTVSPLAIDEVYKILGKKYRFDPTDKEALSVWDTNEFQKMVWYIFLGLNIFMAIIGAFTLTVGGIGVANIMYVVVQERTREIGIKRSIGAKKRHILGQFFLETFFIIFIGALIGALISLGIIFIISVLPLEQFVGKPSVSWWVALTAVSILGFIGFIAGLFPAKKAANLNVIECLRF encoded by the coding sequence CTCAAAAGCTACGGACATTTCTGACAGTTTTCGGCATCATCTGGGGCACAGTCGCCATTATCGTGCTGCTCGCTTTTGGCAATGGTTTTCAGAAACAAACCATGAAAACGATGAACGGCATCGGCGAGGCGATCGTACTCGTTTTTCCCGGGCAAACATCGAAGCCGTACATGGGCATGGGCACCGAGCGCTGGATTCGACTACGCGAAGAAGACGCCTATTTGATCGAGCGGGAAATTCCCTACATCAAGTCAGCAAGTCCGGAATATTCCACTTGGGAAGCGCCGCTGCGTGTGGAAAATCGCGTCCGTTCGCCCAACGTGACTGGCGTGGTTCCGGTCTATTCTGAAATGAGAAATATCATTCCTCAGGCAGGCAGCCGTTTCATCGACGAAATCGACCAAAAATTGCGGCGCAGAGTGGTATTTTTAGGGAATGATCTGGCTGCTTATCTTTTTCAAGGAAAAAACCCGGTTGGGGAATACGTGTTCGTCGGAAGGACGCCCTTTCGTGTCATTGGCGTGATGAAAGAAAAAGAGCAGGACTCCTCTTACAATTCCCGGGACAAAGATCGCGCGTTCATTCCGGCTTCCACATTTAAAGCATTATTCGGGCACAGATATGTGAACGATATCGTTTTTTCCACTGTTCATCCGACAGTTTCGCCTTTGGCAATTGATGAAGTTTACAAAATTTTAGGGAAAAAATATCGCTTTGATCCCACGGACAAAGAGGCGCTCAGCGTCTGGGACACCAATGAATTTCAAAAGATGGTCTGGTACATTTTTCTGGGATTGAATATTTTCATGGCTATCATCGGTGCGTTCACATTGACTGTTGGCGGCATCGGCGTGGCAAACATCATGTATGTCGTCGTTCAGGAAAGAACGCGGGAGATCGGGATCAAGCGTTCCATTGGCGCGAAAAAAAGGCACATTTTGGGACAGTTTTTTTTAGAAACATTTTTCATCATTTTCATCGGCGCGCTTATCGGCGCTCTGATTTCGTTGGGAATTATTTTTATCATTTCCGTTCTACCGCTGGAACAATTTGTAGGCAAGCCTTCTGTTTCATGGTGGGTTGCGCTGACGGCGGTTTCTATTTTGGGATTTATCGGATTCATCGCCGGCCTTTTTCCGGCTAAAAAAGCGGCAAACCTGAATGTGATTGAGTGTCTGCGATTTTGA
- a CDS encoding HAD family hydrolase: MIEAVLFDLDGTLILFNETEFFKAYSGKLYLSFRDILPSDDFVKRLMYATQKMTDNDGRQNNAAVFVEYFKDGLNISVESLWQRFENFYTNEFHQFQPLMKPADGAREVVEFMKEKNLKLVIATNPMFPLNVQLMRLDWAGLSDIEFDLITHVENFSFCKPKLEYYQSISDKIGVPAENCLMVGNDPFNDMIASKIGMETYLTTDSAHISIELSRELAKNDKLELPTPDYKGLLKDVPELDIFPET; the protein is encoded by the coding sequence ATGATTGAAGCTGTATTATTTGATTTGGATGGTACTCTCATTTTATTCAATGAAACTGAATTTTTTAAAGCCTATTCCGGGAAGTTGTATCTTTCATTTCGAGATATTTTACCTTCGGATGATTTTGTGAAAAGACTGATGTACGCCACGCAAAAAATGACCGACAATGACGGCAGGCAAAATAACGCGGCAGTTTTTGTTGAATATTTTAAAGATGGTCTGAATATTTCAGTAGAAAGTCTGTGGCAACGGTTTGAAAATTTTTACACTAACGAATTCCATCAATTTCAGCCGCTCATGAAGCCAGCGGACGGCGCGCGGGAGGTAGTCGAATTCATGAAAGAGAAAAATTTAAAGTTAGTCATTGCCACCAATCCCATGTTTCCGCTCAACGTGCAATTGATGCGATTGGACTGGGCCGGTCTTTCCGACATCGAATTTGATTTGATTACTCACGTGGAAAATTTTAGCTTTTGCAAGCCGAAATTGGAATATTACCAGTCAATCAGCGACAAGATCGGCGTTCCTGCGGAAAATTGCCTCATGGTCGGCAATGATCCGTTCAACGACATGATTGCCTCGAAAATTGGCATGGAAACTTATCTCACGACCGACAGCGCACACATTTCCATCGAACTCAGTCGGGAATTGGCAAAAAACGACAAATTGGAATTGCCCACTCCCGATTACAAAGGTCTGCTGAAAGACGTCCCAGAACTCGATATTTTTCCAGAAACTTAA